From a region of the Nyctibius grandis isolate bNycGra1 chromosome 12, bNycGra1.pri, whole genome shotgun sequence genome:
- the URI1 gene encoding unconventional prefoldin RPB5 interactor 1 → MEAPGGASPLSPALVGRLRQEHEKVVTSCQEKIQHWKKVESDYEALQERLRTLPDKLSYDVMVPFGPLAFMPGKLVHTNEVTVLLGDNWFSKCSAKQAVELVEHRKKHVRKALDDLQKVMKNFESRVEFTEDLQKMSDAAGDFVDIREEVEDDSIETKGKYRTAHKPHSKPKVSNVFEVDFPANGSDTKSVGRFQSEEELWARLEELERQEEILGELDRMPDTVETNGEDTTSSEEEKEDKTDVNGTYRAEDCITQGNFHKEVTNSDLFGGRVNGSTYYHSDDEDDIDVGENSVPTIFFSHTVEPKRVRINTGKNTTLKFSEKKEEAKRKRKNSNGNGHATPELPNIKTPADIYRVFVDVVNGEYVPRKSILKSRSRENSVCSDTSENSAAEFDDRRGVQRSISCDEATQSDNSEGILEEEEEEEGQQELPKKLPPSSGTTEAFSGTVIEKEPLSPSLIPHPVVAHPVLPTILERKSEEVLSEASEETTKRISKFKAARMRQTN, encoded by the exons GTGGTCACTAGCTGCCAAGAGAAAATCCAGCACTG GAAGAAGGTGGAGAGCGATTATGAGGCTCTTCAGGAACGACTCCGAACGCTGCCTGATAAACTGTCCTACGACGTCATG GTACCTTTTGGTCCTCTTGCCTTCATGCCAGGAAAACTTGTCCACACCAATGAGGTTACTGTTCTGCTTGGGGACAACTGGTTTTCAAAATGCTCAGCAAAGCAGGCTGTTGAGCTGGTTGAGCACAGAAAAAAAC atgtAAGGAAAGCACTGGATGATTTGCAAAAAGTCATGAAGAATTTTGAATCACGAGTTGAATTCACAGAAGATTTGCAGAAAATGAGTGAT GCTGCAGGTGATTTTGTTGACATAAGAGAAGAAGTTGAAGATGATAGCATTGAAACAAAAG GAAAATACCGAACTGCTCACAAACCTCATTCAAAGCCAAAAGTATCAAACGTTTTTGAGGTAGATTTCCCAGCAAATGGAAGCGATACAAAATCAGTGGGCCGTTTTCAGTCAGAGGAGGAACTATGGGCCCGCTTAGAAGAGCTCGAGAGACAAGAAGAGATACTTGGTGAACTTGACAG gATGCCTGATACAGTTGAGACAAATGGAGAAGATACAACCTCctctgaagaggagaaagaagataaGACAGATGTGAATGGGACGTACAGAGCAGAAGACTGTATTACTCAGGGCAACTTCCATAAAGAAGTAACAAATTCAGACTTGTTTGGTGGCCGAGTTAACGGCTCTACTTATTATCACAGTGATGACGAAGATGACATAGATGTTGGAGAGAACTCTGTTccaactatttttttctctcacactGTTGAACCTAAAAGG GTAAGaataaacacaggaaaaaatactactttgaaattcagtgaaaagaaagaagaggccAAGCGtaaaaggaagaacagcaaTGGCAATGGCCATGCGACTCCAGAACTGCCTAACATCAAAACCCCAGCAGACATTTACCG AGTCTTTGTTGATGTTGTGAATGGAGAATATGTCCCTCGTAAATCAATTTTGAAGTCTCGAAGCAGAGAGAACAGTGTTTGTAGCGATACCAGTGAGAACAGTGCTGCTGAGTTTGATGACAGACGAGGAGTTCAGAGGAGTATTAGCTGTGATGAAGCTACTCAGAGTGACAACAGCGAAGGCAtactggaggaagaggaggaggaggaggggcagcaggagctACCGAAAAAGCTTCCTCCCTCTTCAGGGACAACCGAG GCATTTTCCGGAACTGTTATAGAGAAGGAGCCTTTATCTCCCTCCTTAATACCACATCCAGTTGTTGCTCACCCAGTCCTGCCTACCATTCTGGAGCGCAAATCAGAGGAAGTTTTGTCCGAAGCATCAGAAGAAACTACAAAGAGGATTTCAAAATTCAAAGCTGCCAGAATGCGGCAGACGAACTAG